One Micromonospora sp. WMMD812 genomic window carries:
- a CDS encoding GAF domain-containing sensor histidine kinase, with product MPASTPARPQPHPLATAARVVMLALVAVLTLFATRDAAQLWWIALLAIAGLPALLATQHRLIGPLSRVAEVVVLGLAASQVAAVSLVGGSIDGLGASAVLPYLAVPVTVTALRRRFREGAALLGVAAATLLLSGALTEVDGGRQLAQPGYLAVCAQWLILAALGLYAARTLHRVMAARGEGKPQPYAEATRLLTQLRTVARQLPGATLDPGGISEHLLEELRTVAPSGRAAVLSASGGGRLVVLAQVGVDRVDWETTLDADSAIADAWASQQPQTAARSQARSHRGGDVSALIVPLVAGVRTVGLVVLEADAAHAYPPPVVSRVTALTGPATLRLEAALLFDEVRSLATNEERQRLAREIHDGVAQELVMVGYGIDNAMATVFDDAEETAEALRTLRGEVTRVITELRLSLFELRSEVDRHGGLAAAIAEYARTVGASGGLRVHLSLDESTARLPAATEAELLRIAQEAVTNARKHAGASNLWVTCEVDPPYAQIEVSDDGQGIADQRPDGRYGLAIMAERAERIRGRLEIRPRQPSGTTVAVVLGTSPRRDNVRGSAAAEGE from the coding sequence GTGCCCGCCTCGACACCCGCCCGACCTCAACCGCATCCCCTCGCCACGGCCGCGCGAGTGGTGATGCTGGCGCTGGTCGCCGTGCTCACCCTGTTCGCGACCCGTGACGCGGCCCAGCTCTGGTGGATCGCGTTGCTGGCGATCGCCGGGCTGCCCGCCCTGCTGGCGACGCAGCACCGGCTGATCGGCCCGCTCAGCCGGGTCGCCGAGGTGGTCGTGCTGGGGCTGGCCGCGAGCCAGGTCGCGGCCGTGTCGCTGGTCGGCGGCTCGATCGACGGCCTCGGCGCGTCGGCGGTGCTGCCGTACCTGGCGGTGCCGGTGACGGTCACGGCACTGCGCCGGCGGTTCCGGGAGGGCGCCGCCCTGCTCGGGGTCGCCGCGGCCACCCTGCTGCTCAGCGGCGCGCTGACCGAGGTCGACGGCGGGCGGCAGCTCGCCCAGCCGGGCTACCTGGCGGTCTGCGCGCAGTGGCTGATCCTGGCCGCCCTCGGCCTGTACGCGGCGCGCACCCTGCACCGGGTGATGGCGGCGCGGGGGGAGGGCAAGCCCCAGCCGTACGCCGAGGCGACGCGGCTGCTGACCCAGCTGCGCACGGTCGCCCGGCAGCTGCCCGGGGCGACCCTGGACCCGGGCGGCATCTCCGAGCATCTGCTAGAGGAGCTGCGTACCGTCGCACCGAGCGGCCGGGCCGCCGTGCTCTCGGCCAGCGGCGGGGGCCGGCTCGTCGTGCTCGCCCAGGTCGGGGTCGACCGGGTGGACTGGGAGACCACGCTCGACGCGGACTCGGCGATCGCCGACGCGTGGGCCAGCCAGCAGCCGCAGACCGCCGCCCGCTCGCAGGCCCGCTCGCACCGCGGCGGCGACGTGTCCGCGCTGATCGTGCCGCTGGTCGCCGGGGTCCGTACGGTCGGCCTCGTGGTGCTGGAGGCCGACGCGGCGCACGCCTACCCGCCGCCGGTGGTGTCCCGGGTGACCGCGCTGACCGGCCCGGCCACGCTGCGGCTGGAGGCCGCGCTCCTGTTCGACGAGGTGCGCTCGCTGGCGACCAACGAGGAGCGGCAGCGGCTGGCCCGGGAGATCCACGACGGGGTGGCCCAGGAGCTGGTGATGGTGGGCTACGGCATCGACAACGCCATGGCCACCGTCTTCGACGACGCCGAGGAGACCGCGGAGGCGCTGCGCACCCTGCGCGGCGAGGTGACCCGGGTGATCACCGAGCTGCGGCTGAGCCTGTTCGAGCTGCGCAGCGAGGTCGACCGGCACGGCGGCCTGGCCGCCGCGATCGCCGAGTACGCCCGCACCGTCGGCGCGTCCGGCGGGCTGCGGGTGCACCTGTCGCTGGACGAGTCCACCGCCCGGCTCCCCGCGGCCACCGAGGCCGAGTTGCTGCGCATCGCCCAGGAGGCGGTGACGAACGCGCGCAAGCACGCCGGGGCGTCCAATCTGTGGGTCACGTGTGAGGTCGACCCGCCGTACGCGCAAATAGAAGTGTCGGATGACGGTCAGGGGATCGCTGACCAGCGCCCCGATGGGCGGTACGGTCTTGCGATCATGGCCGAGAGGGCGGAACGTATCCGGGGCCGGTTGGAGATCCGACCCCGGCAACCGAGCGGCACGACCGTGGCGGTGGTTCTCGGCACCTCGCCCCGGCGCGATAACGTGCGCGGTAGCGCAGCAGCAGAAGGGGAGTAA